From Octopus sinensis unplaced genomic scaffold, ASM634580v1 Contig07610, whole genome shotgun sequence, one genomic window encodes:
- the LOC115227841 gene encoding serine/arginine repetitive matrix protein 2-like has translation MTVKEARMEKRVKWMSSANALPSRSQRRRRALAKGDYDDYDGMDDDDANFEDSGSIRALSVSTPDLHRDDDDFIQIENMARSPMRSTTKEIRRPEKLHKIIKSTSPSRGKESKSGRSSGSKTEGGYSNQKGDPVRYIRVGRDIKHTEKKVPSSPLTSRHAKRSPSGSRSPTTKARGLSKDRHRQSRSKSPKRADSRTRTPQVVRSLSASNEMLKTKKLKDRRTKSMEKTSRRARDQEPARTGKPSPLSPRAAAKRSESRRAHRDREYQDSDDSDINEPHTLFMELSKTVSPYSSSSAHQEPQNELALNKYNLLKRSSSNLLQLVKDSEMEALPMADAGKMQSLSVAKDSHQRSVSPRGRPSHSGKEEARHHRSQHSESREKSSGGGGRSMEPRSSSRRANNSEEPLSPTIPDGSVFYDDDNVSPVSPTFPSSSSQKYTRTFSPPRHTLRDWKRTGSRADDDDDDVCIDIETSDLESDPTAGKPYISEKSPLRSPR, from the coding sequence ATGACCGTGAAGGAGGCTCGCATGGAGAAGCGGGTCAAGTGGATGTCGTCGGCAAACGCCCTGCCGTCGCGCTCACAGCGACGCCGGCGGGCCTTAGCCAAGGGTGACTACGACGATTATGACGGCATGGATGACGATGATGCCAATTTCGAAGACTCAGGTTCAATTCGTGCTCTTTCTGTTTCTACACCGGATCTTCAcagagatgatgatgacttcATCCAGATTGAAAATATGGCGCGGTCACCAATGCGGTCGACCACCAAGGAGATACGCCGGCCTGAAAAACTACACAAAATCATTAAATCCACCAGTCCATCTCGGGGAAAGGAAAGCAAATCCGGCAGAAGCAGTGGTAGCAAAACTGAGGGTGGGTACTCGAATCAGAAGGGTGATCCAGTCAGATACATACGGGTAGGCAGAGATATTAAGCATACTGAAAAGAAAGTACCATCATCTCCATTGACAAGCAGGCACGCTAAGCGGTCACCCTCAGGGTCAAGATCACCAACCACGAAAGCGAGAGGGCTTTCTAAAGACAGACATCGACAGAGTCGGTCGAAGTCCCCAAAGAGGGCCGATTCCCGGACCCGGACGCCACAGGTCGTACGGTCCTTGTCTGCTAGCAATGAAATGCTGAAAACGAAGAAGCTCAAAGACAGGCGAACAAAGTCGATGGAGAAAACCTCCCGCAGAGCTCGAGACCAAGAACCGGCGCGAACTGGCAAGCCAAGTCCTCTCTCGCCCCGAGCTGCAGCAAAGAGGAGCGAAAGCCGACGGGCTCACAGGGACAGGGAATACCAAGATTCCGACGACTCTGATATCAACGAACCCCACACATTgtttatggaattaagcaaaacAGTTTCGCCGTACTCTTCGAGTTCTGCCCACCAGGAGCCACAGAATGAACTTGctctaaataaatacaatttgctGAAAAGGTCAAGCTCTAATTTATTACAGTTGGTTAAAGATTCTGAGATGGAGGCTTTGCCAATGGCTGATGCTGGCAAAATGCAGTCACTAAGTGTTGCCAAGGATTCACATCAGAGAAGCGTTTCTCCGAGAGGTCGGCCCTCTCATTCTGGGAAAGAAGAGGCCCGGCACCACCGCAGCCAGCACTCTGAATCACGGGAGAAATCATCTGGTGGTGGAGGGAGAAGCATGGAGCCTAGATCCTCTTCTCGAAGAGCAAACAATAGTGAGGAGCCCCTCAGTCCAACGATACCCGACGGCTCGGTGTTCTACGACGACGACAACGTATCCCCAGTCTCGCCTACATTCCCTTCGTCATCGTCACAGAAATACACGAGGACATTCTCACCGCCACGACACACACTCAGGGACTGGAAACGTACCGGGTCACgagctgatgatgacgacgacgacgtctgCATTGACATCGAAACAAGTGACCTTGAGAGCGATCCAACGGCAGGGAAACCCTACATCAGTGAGAAAAGTCCGTTACGCTCCCCTCG